A region of the Paenibacillus sp. J23TS9 genome:
TGGCTTCAGTCGTATTTTTGAATCCGGCCTATTTCAGTCAGGTGTTCAAACAAAAAACGGGCAGCGGATTCAAGGAATATGTAACAGGCCTTCGAATGGAAAAGGCGATCCATCTTCTGGAGCATACCCAGCTTAAGCTGGTTGATATTGCAGAAAAAATCGGTTACCAGGATGTAAAGCACTTCACACAGGTATTCCGCAAGCGCATGAATGTTACACCGACAGAATACCGGCAGCGTATGGCGTCGGAATCCAGCATGAGCCGAGCATGCCATTAGAAACAGCAAAACAAATCGGATGTGTGTCTATTTATTAAAGCTCTGTCATTTCAATGTGACAGGGCTTTTTTGCATGCATTAAAACAGTGAAGATGTGATTATAATGCCGCTTATTGATAAATAGGAACAAATGTTCTATAATTGATTTATGAGGTACATCGAGCGTGATAGAATGGAGGCATTTCAATTTGAAAAAGGATATTCGGAATATCGCCGAACGGATGAGGGAGAGCAATATACCCGGACTAAGCATCGCTTTTATCAGCGAGGGGAAGCTGAGCCATCATGAATGTTGGGGAGAGGTGGAAGCGGGAAGCGGGGATCCTATTCAATCTAATACGCTGTTTAATGCTTGCTCCATCAGTAAATTTGCTGCGAGTATACTCGCGCTTCAATTGGTTGAGGAGGGGCTTCTAAGTCTGGATGAAGATGTGGGCAACTTCCTGATTTCATGGAATATCCCCGAACATCCAAGTTTTAATTCACGAACGGTTACTCTTCGCAGACTCCTCTGCCATCAGGCGGGGTTCGCTGACCCCCAAGGAGGCTTTGGTCAGTATATTCACGAATACGGTTCTCCGGACATGGCTAAGCTGCTTCGAGGTATGACTTACTACTGCCAAAAGCCGATTGAATTGATGGCAGAGCCGGGCAGTCAATTTATTTACTCGGATACGGGTTTTTGCATTATCCAGCTGATGATCGAGGATGTGACTGGGGAGTCCTTTGATAAGCTTCTTCAAGAAAAGTTATTTGAACCGTTACATATGAACAACAGTATCATTGTTACATCCCAGTCGGAGATCCGGATGGGTTCAGCGGTTGGACATAATAAGCATGGAGTACGTCTGAAGGAATCTCATCCCATATACCCGTATCCGGCAGCAGCCGGGCTGTGGACAACGCCTGCGGATCTGGCCTTGTTAGTTGAGGAATTCCTTTCTTCACTTCAGGGAAATAGCAGGCTTGGCATCTCTGCTGAAACAGCTGACGAAATGATCAAACCCCAAGGCTGTTTCAAGTGGACGGGTCTTGGTGTATTTCTGGAATCCCCTGATGGTGAGCTCGAAGTTTCGTCTCTTGGCTGGGGAGCAGGATATCAGTGTATGCTGATTACGTATCCGAAGATAGGCAGAGGAGCGGTCTTGATGATGAACGCAGATCCGGGAGTGCATCAGACCCAAAGTCTGCTTGGACATCTAGCAAGTTTGTGGCAGCAAGGGCAGTTAATTTGAGAGTAATAAAAAGCCCTTGTTCTCTTCGAAAGAACAAGGGCTTGTACATATGAACGGCATAAATTACTTCATTAATGAATATCCCGGAACAACCCGACAACCTTGCCAAGGATCGTCACATGATTCAGCCTTAGCGGCGTATAGGACGGATTCTCTGGCTGTAGACGAATGTGATCCTTCTCTTTATAGAAAGTCTTGACTGTAGCTTCATCCTCGTCGGTCATCGCAACAACAATGTCTCCGTTATCTGCGGTCTGCTGCTGACGCACAATGACATAGTCGCCATTATGGATGCCTGCCTCGATCATACTATCTCCCATTACTGAAAGCATGAATACTTTCTCATCCCCGACAAAATGCTGGGGAAGAGGGAAATAATCCTCAATATTCTCTGTTGCGGTAATAGGTACACCGGCTGTAACCTTACCAACCACAGGAACTCTTGCAATCGTATGTGTGAACAGGTTACTGCTCTCGGACTCTTCCTGACCCAGAATCTCAATGGCGCGAGGTTTCGTAGGGTCTCTACGGATTAAGCCCTTCTTCTCAAGTCTGTCCAGATGACCATGAACAGTTGAGCTCGAAGCCAGTCCTACGGCTTCACCGATCTCACGAACGGAAGGCGGATAACCCTTGGCCCGGACTTCATTTCTGATAAATTCCAATATCGCTTGCTGCCGGCTAGATATCTTCGACATTCCCCATCAACCCCATTAGTAACGTTTGGTAAAATTATAACATAGAACTACCGTTCGTACAAACACAAGTTCTAAAATCAGGAATTCAAAATTTGATGCCATCTCTCCGAATCTAAAATATGGATGAGCGAAAGGATTTCAGTCTAAATACTGCAGTTTCAGGGCCGCTATTCGGACACGAGCGATACTCAAATAAATAGGAACAATAGTTCTGGGAACAATCGTTCGAAAAAAGTATTGAACAAAACATGTGTTCGTGTTATATTGGTTTTATACAAGAACAAATGTTTGGAGGAATCTTATTATGTTAAGACACACTACATATCAGAGTATTTATAATAATGACTTTATTGAAACTGCAAGCAGCGGTATAAAGACTACGGAACGTTTTCAAGCAATACAAGCCATGTTCTCACGCCGCCTGCTATTCAAGCTTTTGTTGGCTGCTGTAATTATTATCGCTGGTTGTACGGGCATGGTAAGAGTATTTGCTGGTTCTCCCCAGGATGAGATTCCGATGGAGCAGGTGGTTGTTTCCCAGGGAGACACGCTTTGGGGAATCGCTGTGGAATACAAACCGAAGGACATGGATACACGCGCTTTTATTCGTATTATTAAGGAAACGAACCATTTAAAGACCAGTGGAATTGAAGCCGGAGACGTTCTATCTCTTCCTTTATATTAATAGTTTTTATACCAGAAGAGCTTGGAAAGGTTCATACCTTGACAAGCTCTTTTTCTCATGGCAAAGTTAGGTATGAATTGAATAATGGAGGAGTAGTGTATGGATATCGACAGCTTAGTTGAGCGGATTAACGAGCTTGCCCGTAAGCAGAAGGAAACGGGTCTGACAAAGGAAGAAACAGAGGAACGTGCTAAACTGCGCGAACAATACCTCCAGAACGTCCGCCGCAATTTTAAATCCCAATTGGAATCCATCGAATGGGTCGAGGACCAGCAGGACGGTAAGCGCAAGTAAAATACATGACAAGATGGTTAAGGGGGAACAACTATGTCCCGTTCCTGGGAAAGAATGGTTCAGAAAAACACATCTCATTTAAACAAGCAGCGCAAGAAGGATGGAAAACCTTCAATCTATGCTTCGAAAGGATCTGCAACAGCGGATATTTTCAGAGGCCGGAATTTCGTTCTTCCGGTAACATTAGTTGCACTGGCCGCTATATATGTGCTTCTGGGAATGGCTAGTCAGCAGCAGGCGATGAGCACTTCATTAACTTGGATTGTGGTCGGACTGTATATTTTACTTGCGGTGGTTATTTTTCTGCGGAGACCTTTTCTCAAGGTGGATAAAAATTCGATCTCTACAATTAAATTCAACAGGGATCGCCGTCTCACGGCTGACCAAATCGCTAGCATTAAAGTTGGTTCCGGTTCTGTAGTTATTGAACTTAAGGGTGCAAAGGGCAAGAAAGGTAAAGTAAGTAAAGGCGGCAACTGGGTCTTCACCCGATTGATTAATCGTTATGATACTGCAGCCATGGGTGAACGCTTGGAGCGTTTCGCTAATACTTTTGATATTCCATTTGAAAAATAATAGATAAACATGGGAGAGGGATGGATGAAGATGGGGACAACCGCTGTATTTTTTGATTTGGACGATACGCTGCTCTGGGATGAGCGGAGCGTGGAGGAATCTTTTCGGGCGACCTGCGACACAGCTGCTGCGAAAACGGGGATTGATTCGCAAGCGCTGGAAACGGCTGTCCGCAAAGAGGCCAGAGCTTTGTATGAAACTTACGATACCTACGCTTTTACTGCCATGATCGGAATCAATCCTTTTGAAGCACTATGGGGTAAATTTACAGCGGGTGAACAGCCTGAATTCCGCCGGATGGAACAGATCGTCCCTGGTTATCAAAAAGAAGCATGGCAGCGCGGACTCCGTGCAATGGGTGTGGAGGATGAGCAGTTGGCTCAGCAGCTGGCAGAACAGTTTGGAGCAGAAAGACGTGCTCGTCCGCATGTGTATGAAGAAACCTTTCAGGTGCTTGATGAGCTAAAAGGACGTTATAAACTCCTGCTTTTGACGAATGGATGTCCAGGACTGCAGCAGGAGAAGCTGGATGGTGTACCTGCACTGGCTCCCTATTTTGATGAAATCGTTATTTCGGGCAGTTTTGGCAAAGGCAAGCCGGATCCAAGCATTTTTGAACATGCCCTTTCCCGTTTAAACATCAAGCCTGAGGAAGCCGTGATGGTAGGCGACAAGCTTTCCACGGATATGAAGGGCGGACTTGCCGCTGGATTAAACACGGTTTGGATCAACCGCAACGGGAAGCCCTACCACTCTAATATACAGCCGGATCATGTGATTAAGCATTTGTCAGAGCTTCATGGTATTTTGGAAACTTTATAATGCTGTGCTGTAAGCTTTAATTAAAAAGTCTGCTTTGGTGATGCATGATTTGCTGCGCCGAAACAGACTTTTTTGGTATTAAGAGAAGCTTATCTCAATGACATGCTTTATGAGTGATATTTGTCACCAAATTGTGAACAGGCTTGCGTTTTGAAAGAGTTAAAAGTATGTATAATAAATAAGGCGCGGTATAACCAAGCGTACATAATAATGGAAATTGATTTAAGGAGTGACAAATATGAAGAACAGAATATGGTTAACGGGAGTTATTTTACTTGTTATTCTGGCGTTGGCAGGCTGCGGCAGCAAGAGTGAGCATGACGGGATGAATATGGATGAAGGCATGATGGAGCCGCTGACTGTCGATCTAAGCTGGACACCGGAACAGGTTAAAGTAGGGCAAAAGGTATCCATTGAAGTAAATGTGGCACAAAAGAATAAAAAGGTCGATAAAGCGGATGAAGTGATGATTGAAATTACAAAAGAGGGAGACAGCAGCAACCATGAAAAGGTGCCGGCTGAAAATGCAGGAGAAGGAAAGTATGTTCTAGAGAAGACATTTGATAGTGATGGAACCTACAGCATTACCTCTCATGTAACCTATGGCCCACAGCATACGATGCCTACCAAAAAGCTGACGGTTAGCAAGTAATCGCAGTCTTTAATATGGACTAAAAAAAGAACCTGACTTTTCACAAAGTGCAGGTTCTTTTTTTGTGAAATAAATGAAATTAACAATTTATACAATTAATCAATTATGCTTTTTGGAAGCTGGGATCTTCCACAGGATAAGCAACCCAGCCATTCTTTTCAATGAAGAGACGGACGGCAATAATTTTACGGTTATCCATCAATGTAAAGAAGTGGTTGGTGTTCTCGGGTACAGAAATAACGTCACCCGCCTCGAGCTCCACATTAAAGTATCCCAGATCATCACTGCCCTTAATGACAAAAATCCCTTTACCACCGACAATTGCTCGGATCTCATCTTCCGTATGGGTATGAACCTCTTCGAATTTGTTAAGCAAATCCTCAAGGTTTGGAGTCGAATCCGACAAAGTAATAACATCCCAAATTTGATAACCGCGGCGTGCGGCCAAGTCGCGGATTTCTTCATCATATGTGCTCAAAATTTCATTTTTTTGGTCATCATTTAATTGAAAGTTAGTTTGAAGCTCGATAGGAAGCTTAGAAGCATCCCATTTTTCATATAGTACATTCTGATTGTTTAAGAATTCACGAACATTATCGTCACCAGAGATTCTTTCGTTCGTATTACGGATCACGATTTCAGCCATTAGCTTACCCCTCTTTTCCACTTGGTTTAATTCATATTATAACGAAGCAGTCTTTCTTTGTCGATGGCATCTTCCTTCTTAGCATAAGGGATGACTGCGTTTTCTGACACTTTTCTAATAGAAAGGATTCTGTTAAACTAAGAGCTAACGTTTTGCAGGGGGGAAATTACATGGACAGACCTGGCTTGCAGGAAATAATGAAAGAACGAATATTAATACTTGATGGTGCCATGGGTACCATGATACAGCAGGTCGAGCTCGGTCCCGAGGATTTTGGAGGAGAAGAACTCGAAGGCTGTAATGAAATGCTGGTTCTAACACGTCCGGATGTCATTGAAGAGATTCATGAACAGTATCTGGAAGCGGGAGCCGATTTGATTGAAACCAATACTTTCGGTGCTACTTCCGTTGTACTTGCGGAATATGATATACCTGAAAA
Encoded here:
- a CDS encoding serine hydrolase codes for the protein MKKDIRNIAERMRESNIPGLSIAFISEGKLSHHECWGEVEAGSGDPIQSNTLFNACSISKFAASILALQLVEEGLLSLDEDVGNFLISWNIPEHPSFNSRTVTLRRLLCHQAGFADPQGGFGQYIHEYGSPDMAKLLRGMTYYCQKPIELMAEPGSQFIYSDTGFCIIQLMIEDVTGESFDKLLQEKLFEPLHMNNSIIVTSQSEIRMGSAVGHNKHGVRLKESHPIYPYPAAAGLWTTPADLALLVEEFLSSLQGNSRLGISAETADEMIKPQGCFKWTGLGVFLESPDGELEVSSLGWGAGYQCMLITYPKIGRGAVLMMNADPGVHQTQSLLGHLASLWQQGQLI
- a CDS encoding LysM peptidoglycan-binding domain-containing protein, translated to MLRHTTYQSIYNNDFIETASSGIKTTERFQAIQAMFSRRLLFKLLLAAVIIIAGCTGMVRVFAGSPQDEIPMEQVVVSQGDTLWGIAVEYKPKDMDTRAFIRIIKETNHLKTSGIEAGDVLSLPLY
- a CDS encoding acireductone dioxygenase, with the protein product MAEIVIRNTNERISGDDNVREFLNNQNVLYEKWDASKLPIELQTNFQLNDDQKNEILSTYDEEIRDLAARRGYQIWDVITLSDSTPNLEDLLNKFEEVHTHTEDEIRAIVGGKGIFVIKGSDDLGYFNVELEAGDVISVPENTNHFFTLMDNRKIIAVRLFIEKNGWVAYPVEDPSFQKA
- a CDS encoding FixH family protein, which encodes MKNRIWLTGVILLVILALAGCGSKSEHDGMNMDEGMMEPLTVDLSWTPEQVKVGQKVSIEVNVAQKNKKVDKADEVMIEITKEGDSSNHEKVPAENAGEGKYVLEKTFDSDGTYSITSHVTYGPQHTMPTKKLTVSK
- a CDS encoding DUF896 domain-containing protein, giving the protein MDIDSLVERINELARKQKETGLTKEETEERAKLREQYLQNVRRNFKSQLESIEWVEDQQDGKRK
- the lexA gene encoding transcriptional repressor LexA; protein product: MSKISSRQQAILEFIRNEVRAKGYPPSVREIGEAVGLASSSTVHGHLDRLEKKGLIRRDPTKPRAIEILGQEESESSNLFTHTIARVPVVGKVTAGVPITATENIEDYFPLPQHFVGDEKVFMLSVMGDSMIEAGIHNGDYVIVRQQQTADNGDIVVAMTDEDEATVKTFYKEKDHIRLQPENPSYTPLRLNHVTILGKVVGLFRDIH
- a CDS encoding HAD family hydrolase, which translates into the protein MGTTAVFFDLDDTLLWDERSVEESFRATCDTAAAKTGIDSQALETAVRKEARALYETYDTYAFTAMIGINPFEALWGKFTAGEQPEFRRMEQIVPGYQKEAWQRGLRAMGVEDEQLAQQLAEQFGAERRARPHVYEETFQVLDELKGRYKLLLLTNGCPGLQQEKLDGVPALAPYFDEIVISGSFGKGKPDPSIFEHALSRLNIKPEEAVMVGDKLSTDMKGGLAAGLNTVWINRNGKPYHSNIQPDHVIKHLSELHGILETL